The Oceanicaulis alexandrii DSM 11625 DNA segment CGGGATCAATCTCTTCAAGGCGCAGGGCCCCGCCCGAGCGTGCGGCCAGGGTTCGCAAAAGCTCGCGCACCCGCGCGCCATAAGCGCGCACTTCGGGATAGCCCGCGGCGTCCGCGCGCGAATAGTAAAAATCAAGGCTCATCGGCTCGTCCAGCCGGTCGAGAACGTCCTGCGTCCCTTCCGAGAGCTGATAGAGACCGCGTTCGGTAAGGTCGATCCGGGCGCCGTCCAGCAGAATGCGAGAGGCCATGTTCAACCCGGCGAAGCCCAGGATCAGGCTGACGATCATGGCCCAGAGGAAGCGCGTGCGGTTCATCGCCCGCCTCCCCGGCGCGCATCAATCAGCGCCATGGCGAGCCCGAGCCCAAGGCCCATCAGGGAGAGAAAGTAGAGAATGTCCGCCAGGCTGATCACGCCCCGGCGCAGGCTGTCAAACCGCGCAAGCGCCGACAGATCCGCCAGCGCCTCAGCCACGGCGCCGGGCAGGTGCGCGGACAATGCGTCCAGCACGAAGGGCGCGCCCGAAACCGTCACCAGAAAACACGCGCCGGCGCCCAGAACGAACGCGATCACCTGATTGGGCGTGGAGGCGGAAAGGGCCTGTCCCAGCGCCAGATACCCGCCCGCCAGCAAGAGCGCGCCCAGATAGGCGGTGGCGATGGCGGCGTTATCGGGACTGCCGAGATAATTCATCGCTCCCCACATGGGGAAGGTCAGGATCAGGGCCAGACAGGCGACGCTGAGCGCGGCGAGAAACTTGCCCAGCACCATTTCATAAAGCGCGATCGGGCTGGCGAGCAGCACCTCGAGCGTGCCCCGGTCACGTTCTTCCGCCCAGGCGCGCATGGCGAGCGCCGGCATCAACACAAGCAACAGCCAGGGCATGTAATCAAAAAGCGGGCTGAGATCGGCGCGGCCGGTGTCAAACAAGCGTCCCACCCGCCAGGCGAAGGCGGGGGCCGCGAAGGCGAAGACCGACAGGAACACGTAAGCCAGAGGCGTCTCGAAATACGCCGCCACTTCACGCCGATAGACCGCGATCAGACCCGTCATGAGCGAGGCTCCGCAGCGTCGCTGATCACAGGGTCTGTCAGGGGGCGGGTGAGCACGCGGAACGCGCTTTCGAGACTGCCGCCCGCCATCCGCGCGACCTCGGCGGGCGTTCCATCCATCTTGATGCGGCCGTCGGCGATCACCACGGCGCGTGAACACATCGCCTCCACCTCATCCAGCAGGTGCGTGGAGATCAGAATGGCCTTCTTGGGCGCCATCTCGGAGATCAGGGCGCGCACGCCGTCCTTCTGGTTGGGGTCGAGCCCGTCGGTGGGTTCATCCAGGATCAGAACGGGCGGATCATGGGCGATGGCCGCCGCCAGCGCAGCGCGGCGCTTATAGCCCTTGGACAAGGCGCCGATCGGTTTGTCCGCCATGGCGCCCAGGCGCGCCCGGTCCAGCGCAACCC contains these protein-coding regions:
- a CDS encoding ABC transporter ATP-binding protein; amino-acid sequence: MIRADRLIKRFAGHLAVDEVSFQVERGEVVAFLGPNGAGKSTTMRMLAGCLEPDSGQALIADFDCHLNRRTAQSHLGYLPEGAPAYPSMTARGFVRFGLRARGYSGANLDEATRVALDRARLGAMADKPIGALSKGYKRRAALAAAIAHDPPVLILDEPTDGLDPNQKDGVRALISEMAPKKAILISTHLLDEVEAMCSRAVVIADGRIKMDGTPAEVARMAGGSLESAFRVLTRPLTDPVISDAAEPRS
- a CDS encoding ABC transporter permease — its product is MTGLIAVYRREVAAYFETPLAYVFLSVFAFAAPAFAWRVGRLFDTGRADLSPLFDYMPWLLLVLMPALAMRAWAEERDRGTLEVLLASPIALYEMVLGKFLAALSVACLALILTFPMWGAMNYLGSPDNAAIATAYLGALLLAGGYLALGQALSASTPNQVIAFVLGAGACFLVTVSGAPFVLDALSAHLPGAVAEALADLSALARFDSLRRGVISLADILYFLSLMGLGLGLAMALIDARRGGGR